Within the Vigna angularis cultivar LongXiaoDou No.4 chromosome 10, ASM1680809v1, whole genome shotgun sequence genome, the region aattacttttatttcaaGCTTAAACAGTCACTTAAGGGTCAAATaatcaatgttaaaaataaagctgCAATGATAGATAATGGTTACTGAATTTAAAGGATTATAATTCAGTGTATTTGTGTTTACAATATTTATACCATACGtgcattaattttttaaatttattctttaagtaagaatattttaattaaaataattatctttttaaatttaaccatttttaaattcaaataattatcttactacattaaccttttttaaataactatttgtttaaatttaataattttttaaaactaaattaattatttatcataaaaaatgattaaatatttttattctttaaatttttatacaaaattggaATTGAACgagattttaatatattttgcatattaaacattaaaaataatgaatatgatttttttaattgaattacgTTACAACAAATTTGACttgtcaaatatatttttgaactgacattaaaagataaatttgtaaaataatataaaaaattcaaatattaacgTAAAATATGtttgacattttaaatttttgaatattattaatttaaaaaattatatctatttatttttaaagtttaaaagttaaagttttaaacatgaataaattttaattttatatgaaagttaagaaactaaaaaaaaaaatgtgatatcCAAATTATTGATTgaacaactatatttttaggcAAGTTTAGAATTTTGTTTGGTGTTTTCCAATTAACACCTGAAATTTGATGTGAATTATTAGTATATgatatgatgatgataatggGTCCATGTGAATTATATTTGTTAGTGTGTTAATATTTAAATGCTAGATgacatgaaaattaaataaaatttatgagaaaaGTATGATGAAAAGTGAAAAAAGGTGTAAAACCAAAAACTAAAAAGCAGCCTAAAAAGGAGACAAACACGTGATAATATAATGAAAgttagaaaaagaagaaagaagtacCCTTTTCTTCCACCAACTCTCTTTGCCCCTCCACACATCTTTAAAGTGCATCATacattataaaagttatttctaGTACTTTTTGcaattcaattttcattttgtaaataataactcatgtaaaaataatttaatatgtttttttcttcaactttcTAAAACACCCTCTAAAGATAAGAtcctaacaaatattttcatcttcaaaatacataatatatctTATACTATATATCAATACAATCTCAACAAACTTTtttgcaaattaaaaaagacttgaataaaataataataatttaaatttattaaatttacataaaatataatttgaaaaacacacaaaaatgaGTAAAGTGTTTGTTATGGGTATAGTATGACCATTTGTTGAGTTTAAGATGGAATCAAGTTTCATCAatatgaaatttcaaaataatcaattaaataactGAGCAATCAGattaaacaaagattaatattaaaaaaattatgttaaacctaaacaaaattattatcaattgAACCGTAATTAGATCGGTATTAATCggtatgaaatttataaatataagataaaggGATTATGATAAGCTTGTTACATTTgtcacattttattattaacatttgTCGGATTCTTAATGATATTGACATTAGAGTATAGTTAATTACCTTATCAGAGTATATTTAATTACCTTAACCGAAGTATAAAGaatacaaaatgaaagaaaaacattgACATGTACTTAAAGTTTAGAGTTTAAAAAAcgtatttagaaaaataattgacCTCAATCCCAAAATACTATGTGTAATAAAGTATTAGTATAAATCACTTATATATGATACTATAAGagataattacatttaattaaattattataatgttCATAGATccattacttttaataaaaccCTTGACACAAATATATACTTAAGGACAACTTCTCTTTATACCTAcgtttgtttcattttatttgatttttctctctcaacaaAACTGGGAAgaagtttgtttaaatttaaaacttaccaaactcaaaatttattattttttaatcaaaaaatgttaattatcagtaaaaaaatttaattaaaccttAACAAAATGCTCTAACCAATCCACACAGTTAATCataattataatgaattttcaactcataataaaagaataatctGGCAGGTATAGGAAGGAGCTTAAGAGTTCCTCTTATCATTAAGTTCTGTTTAGATtttgaacatatttttttaattaatttattttttaaggtttagttttcaaaacttattttctcGATGAAAATAGtaagatatatttaattatcattcaatgttttaaataattttttattttcaattttattaaaaaataatacctgataattaaatattttgttaatttttaaatatcttttcacatttttttgaAGATTAAAACTTTTTGTATTAAGTTAAAGAAAACGATTACTAAAcccatatataataaaagaagtCACTAAAagtcaaatttatattaattcttagtctttttttagtttaatctGTGTACGTTAgcagtaaaaatatattatcatataattaaaaattctcAGTTTAACTATAAATCCGTTTCTgtagatatttatttatcatcaaCTGCTATAAGTTATTACACTGTTTTAGTAATTTCCAAGTTCCGTTTTATTTTTGAATCCCCGTCTCATTACACATAGACTGCAGACACATTATTTTTAGGTTAACGGTTCttagataattattattatattttactattaatatattattaacgATGATTTTATGATTGAATAACATCGGAACATACCCTGTTTGTTCAAAAAATTTGtactttttgtcttttcatCTTCATTGTTATGGATGCTACGGTGGTTGCCAAAAATTCCTTACGGCAGTTTTCGTTTGTTCTTTGTTGTGAATGATTGCCATCAAAACTCTCTGATTAAGGGGAATGAGCACAGTTAATTGTGCCTCCGATTTGACCCTCGCCGGAGCTCCGATGACCCCGCCTGTGTGAGAACCTCTCCGAAGATTCACGCGCCATTGGGACCGATTCGCTTCGTCACGTTTCAATCTTTTCGAATTTGGAAATGAAACTTCAATTGTGATCCCCAAAGGCGGTTtttgaaatggaaaaagaaCTGAACTTGGCTTCGGAGGATGTCGCCAACTTGAAAATTGAAGAGAGCAAAGATCAAAGAGATTATGGATTTGTGTTCAAATCCAAACAACGGAATTCTTCTGGGTCATCGTTACCAGAGTTTAGAACACCACCACTCAAGAGTAATTTCTTTGGTGATGCTCATGATAAATTCAAATTCAGTGCAAAGAAGGAACAGAGTGGCACCCCCAGGATGAATAAAAGTAGAGCAAAACAGAAGTTTTCCATCCATCTCCAGGGAAATGACTTTCTTTGGAAGACAAAGATGGACATGTCACCAAAAAGCTATGTGACATCGCGAGAATCATCTGGTCTTGGTGTGGATAGGATTGGCAACAGCACATGCATTCATCAGTTCTTGAATAAGAATGAAAGTGAAGCTTTAGGTACAGAGACAGAGACAAAGGAGACAAAGGAGGATGCTTCAGAGTGTGGTGATGATGATCCGAATGATAGAATTGAAAGTGAAAGCTTGAAGTCTGTAAATGATGAAGTGGGTATAACAAACAATGGTGATGGCTTGGTCCTTCTTGATTGTGATTCAGGTTCAAGAAATACGAGTGGGATTGGTTTCACGTTTTCTGCTGAACTGCAATCACCTAGCCAGAAACGTCCTCCCAAAAAGATGAATTGGGCAAAAGTTGGCCAAAGTTATCTTGATACTTACAGCTCCACTCCTATTTCATTATCATCAGTGACTGGCTCACCATTTTTTGGAACTCCTTCTCCTTTAACACCCGAGCAAGGTCAGAAAACTAAAGCATCTTCTCCTCATCCCAAAACAAGGGGTTCAGAGGTGAATAAGGTGCAAGGGATAAAGGAGGAACTTGCTACCATTTCTGCTTCAACCATTGCAGCTGAAGAGGCCTGTGAAAAGTGGCGACTCAGGTTAGTtttgtacatatatttttagtttgcTTGCTATCACTTGGTTATATGAtgttcttaattttataatacttgTATCAGATAGCCATTACATAATGGATTTATAGGAAAAGTGAACACTCAGGAAAATGGGACTTGCATGATGCAAGCAAACAAAAGGTTTAGGTAGTTACTTTCTTTTTGATAGCATACTCACGATACTGGATATGCTTTGTGACAGAGGAAACCAAGCCTATAAAAATGGGAATTTGTCTGGGGCTGAGGATTGTTACACACAAGGAGTTAACTGTGCTTCCAAAGAAACATCTCAGAGATGTCGCCGGGCGTTGATGCTTTGCTATAGCAACCGTGCTGCCACACGCATGTCTCTTGGTAGGATGAGAGATGCAATAGAAGATTGTATGCTGGCTGCTGAAATTGATCCAAATTTCCTCAGGGTGCGACTTAGAGCTGCAAAGTGAGTTCCCATTTTGATTATAATCTTTGTGGATAGTGATTTAAGATGtctgaaattaattttgatttcgGGACAAAGGAATACGTAGGCTAAGGCACATggatataacattttaaaagcAGTGTTTTCTTGCGTGAATCTTGGGTAGAAAACAGTTGGATTGAAGGAGGCATCAACTAAGGTTTTTACTGAATATTAATGGCGTGTCAAAGGAAATCATTGGATATGTGTAGGCATTGTAAAGGTagagaaacagaaaaaaaaataaaaatcaaccaGAGAGGAAAACAAACCGAAGTTTTGAATGTAGGATTTTACCACATCACGCAATCTGTTTAAATAAGGCTCCTATGTCAAGGAGGTTTTTATTCTTCCTTCAACTTGTCTTTTATTGGTAAGATAAGTAACACGCATATTAATATTGATACCTAGTTCTTGCATTCCAACCATTacattgttttagtttttataaccTTATGTTGGAGATGTTTTGGCTTTGGTGTAAAGTTTCATAAAATTTCGAGAGGACTTTTGATTAAATGTTCTACTTAGTCTATAATGTGTCTCTGATATTGTGAAAATTGTATTATGCTGGTTTGCTGTAGGATAAAGCATGTTGGTGTGCTCAAGCACATTGCATTTGTCAACTAAAATGCTCAatatttagtaattaaaatagATGATGTATCCCTCAGTTTGTTTCTTTTCACCATTTTTAAGTTGTTTCCTTGCTTTGGGAGAAGTTGGAGATGCGTCCGAGTATTCCAAGATGTGCATGCAGTCAGGCACTACTGATGTTGGtgtagataaaaaaattgtcgTGGAAGCCTCTGATCTATTGCAAAAGACGCAGGTTTGACACTTTACAGTTATTTCGATAATGGATGGCTTTGAACATtagcttttctttttcacctTTCTCTTCCTGAACTGATAACAACCTTTAACGGATGGCAGAAAGTATCGGAATTAATCAATCATTCTGAAGAACTTTTGCAAAGAAGAACAGCTGATGATGCAGAAAAAGCTTTGGAACATATAAATGAGGCATTGGCGATAACTTCGTACTCTGAAAAATTGCTTGAAAAGAAAGCAGAGGCTCTTTTTATGGTCCGCATTTCTGTCTTATAATATACTGGCACTTTACTAAAATTGTCAAAGTCAGCGTTAAGCTGTTCGTGCAGTTGAGCCTGTGTTGGATAACTTTTGTTTTAACTATCAGCTATGTAGATATGAGGAAGTGATTCAGCTGTGTGAGGAAACCTTTGGTTCTGCCGAGAAGAATGCATATCCTTTGGATGCTGATTGCATAGTGACAGATCTGGACAGTGCACAGCTTTCAAAAGGCTTCTATTTCAGGTTTTGGAGGTGCTCAATGATGCTTAAATCCTACTTTCACCTAGGAAAACTTGAAGAGGGTCTTTCTTTGTTGGAGGAACAAGAGGACAAGGTATCAGCCATGAACAAGTAAGTATTATTAACATTGAAAACTGATCCATTCACCTTTCTACGGTCGATCCTCAAAAGTACATTGAAAAGGAATAAAAAGATAGACATATTTTGATGGTGATACCTATTTTTAATATGGACATCAGCTTTGATAATGTCCCTGCAGGAGTGGAAGCAAGGTTTTGGAGTCCCTAATGCCACTAGCTGTAACTGTACGTGAGCTCTTGCATCATAAGGTTAGCTTATTCTGCATTTCGTGACATCTtttacatgatttttgtataccATCATCTTGTTTAGCTAACATGGAACTGTGTCACAACTCGTAAGTGTCAGGGAAGTAATAACAGAACCTTTTGCATCTCTATTCTTCTCTGATACAACTTTTTCCTTTTGTCAAAGGACACACAAGAAGTCATTTATAAGCTACAATGCTAAATTTGTTATCTTGAAAGCACGTGTTCTCTGTAGTTGATTTGTTTTTGTCGTTTTACTGTAGCATGAAAATTTCTTATAGTAGGACTAATGCAAAATGTATTCAAATGTAGACTGCAGGGAATGAAGCATTTCAGGCAGGAAAATATGAGGAAGCTGTCGAACATTATACAGCTGCTTTATCAAGTAATGTGGAGTCTCGCCCATTTACAGCTGTCTGCTTTGGTAACCGTGCAGCTGCACATAAAGCATTAGGTCAAATTACTGATGCCATAGCAGATTGCAATCTGGCCATAGCTCTTGATGGAAGATACTTGAAGGTTTTCTCTCTTCAAGTGAAGCTAATTTTGTTTAGATCAGATAATGATATCACATGGAGAGATA harbors:
- the LOC108320865 gene encoding uncharacterized protein LOC108320865 isoform X1, which gives rise to MEKELNLASEDVANLKIEESKDQRDYGFVFKSKQRNSSGSSLPEFRTPPLKSNFFGDAHDKFKFSAKKEQSGTPRMNKSRAKQKFSIHLQGNDFLWKTKMDMSPKSYVTSRESSGLGVDRIGNSTCIHQFLNKNESEALGTETETKETKEDASECGDDDPNDRIESESLKSVNDEVGITNNGDGLVLLDCDSGSRNTSGIGFTFSAELQSPSQKRPPKKMNWAKVGQSYLDTYSSTPISLSSVTGSPFFGTPSPLTPEQGQKTKASSPHPKTRGSEVNKVQGIKEELATISASTIAAEEACEKWRLRGNQAYKNGNLSGAEDCYTQGVNCASKETSQRCRRALMLCYSNRAATRMSLGRMRDAIEDCMLAAEIDPNFLRVRLRAANCFLALGEVGDASEYSKMCMQSGTTDVGVDKKIVVEASDLLQKTQKVSELINHSEELLQRRTADDAEKALEHINEALAITSYSEKLLEKKAEALFMLCRYEEVIQLCEETFGSAEKNAYPLDADCIVTDLDSAQLSKGFYFRFWRCSMMLKSYFHLGKLEEGLSLLEEQEDKVSAMNKSGSKVLESLMPLAVTVRELLHHKTAGNEAFQAGKYEEAVEHYTAALSSNVESRPFTAVCFGNRAAAHKALGQITDAIADCNLAIALDGRYLKALSRRATLYEMIRDYDQAVSDVRRVVSLLMKENGDNSNQHGISDRSVKYDNDLKHNQIWLSEIEEEAKKGIHLDVYLILGVEHSVSSSEIKKAYHKAALRHHPDKAVQSLARSDSGDDQIWKDIVEEVCKDADRLFKIIGEAYAVLSDPAKRSQFDSEEESRNSQKKPQGNSMTRNNFMDQTDNRRHRKGVWRSYGSSAFKDSEAGRSSRQ
- the LOC108320865 gene encoding uncharacterized protein LOC108320865 isoform X2, with translation MEKELNLASEDVANLKIEESKDQRDYGFVFKSKQRNSSGSSLPEFRTPPLKSNFFGDAHDKFKFSAKKEQSGTPRMNKSRAKQKFSIHLQGNDFLWKTKMDMSPKSYVTSRESSGLGVDRIGNSTCIHQFLNKNESEALGTETETKETKEDASECGDDDPNDRIESESLKSVNDEVGITNNGDGLVLLDCDSGSRNTSGIGFTFSAELQSPSQKRPPKKMNWAKVGQSYLDTYSSTPISLSSVTGSPFFGTPSPLTPEQGQKTKASSPHPKTRGSEVNKVQGIKEELATISASTIAAEEACEKWRLRGNQAYKNGNLSGAEDCYTQGVNCASKETSQRCRRALMLCYSNRAATRMSLGRMRDAIEDCMLAAEIDPNFLRVRLRAANCFLALGEVGDASEYSKMCMQSGTTDVGVDKKIVVEASDLLQKTQKVSELINHSEELLQRRTADDAEKALEHINEALAITSYSEKLLEKKAEALFMLCRYEEVIQLCEETFGSAEKNAYPLDADCIVTDLDSAQLSKGFYFRFWRCSMMLKSYFHLGKLEEGLSLLEEQEDKVSAMNKSGSKVLESLMPLAVTVRELLHHKTAGNEAFQAGKYEEAVEHYTAALSSNVESRPFTAVCFGNRAAAHKALGQITDAIADCNLAIALDGRYLKALSRRATLYEMIRDYDQAVSDVRRVVSLLMKENGDNSNQHGISDRSVKYDNDLKHNQIWLSEIEEEAKKGIHLDVYLILL